From a single Rhodococcus jostii RHA1 genomic region:
- a CDS encoding NAD(P)-dependent malic enzyme: protein MSIVSEFTTPQKVELTDEEIFAGHLGGKLSVELTARLDTQRDLSIAYTPGVAQVSRAIHVDETLADRYTWTSRLVVVVSDGSAVLGLGDIGPRASLPVMEGKSALFKNFAGLNSIPLVLDTKDPDEIVETLIRLRPSFGAVNLEDISAPRCFEIEKRVIEALDCPVMHDDQHGTAIVVLAALKGAVTVQDRDIHQLRVVISGAGAAGVACANILLAAGIADVTVLDSKGIVSKDRQDLNEVKVDLAARTNPAGRRGGIVEALDGADVFLGVSAGTVPEELIATMAEGSIVFALSNPDPEIHPDIARKHAAIVATGRSDFPNQINNVLAFPGVFRGALDAGARRITEGMKLAAAEAILSVVGDELAVDKIVPSPLDPRVAPAVAEAVAAAARAEGVTDR, encoded by the coding sequence GTGTCCATCGTCTCCGAATTCACCACACCGCAGAAGGTCGAGCTGACCGACGAGGAGATCTTCGCCGGACATCTCGGGGGCAAGTTGTCCGTCGAACTGACCGCCCGGCTCGATACCCAGCGGGATCTGTCCATTGCCTACACGCCCGGCGTCGCGCAGGTCTCCCGCGCGATCCATGTAGACGAGACCCTTGCCGATCGTTACACCTGGACCAGCCGCCTGGTGGTCGTCGTCTCCGACGGCTCCGCGGTACTCGGCCTCGGGGACATCGGCCCGCGTGCCTCGCTTCCCGTGATGGAGGGCAAGTCCGCCCTGTTCAAGAACTTCGCGGGCCTGAACTCGATCCCGCTGGTCCTCGACACCAAGGACCCCGACGAGATCGTCGAAACCCTGATCCGGCTGCGCCCGAGCTTCGGTGCGGTCAACTTGGAGGACATCTCCGCGCCGCGCTGCTTCGAGATCGAAAAGCGGGTCATCGAGGCCCTGGACTGCCCGGTCATGCACGACGACCAGCACGGCACCGCCATCGTCGTCCTGGCCGCGCTCAAGGGTGCGGTCACCGTCCAGGACCGCGACATCCATCAGTTGCGGGTGGTCATCTCCGGTGCCGGCGCCGCCGGTGTGGCCTGCGCGAACATTCTGCTCGCCGCGGGGATCGCCGATGTGACGGTGCTCGATTCGAAGGGCATCGTCTCCAAGGATCGCCAGGACCTGAACGAGGTCAAGGTGGATCTGGCCGCGCGCACCAACCCGGCCGGCCGCCGCGGCGGCATCGTCGAAGCCCTTGACGGGGCGGATGTGTTCCTCGGGGTGTCCGCGGGCACCGTGCCGGAGGAGCTGATCGCGACGATGGCGGAGGGTTCGATCGTGTTCGCGTTGTCGAACCCGGACCCGGAGATCCACCCCGACATCGCCCGTAAGCACGCGGCGATCGTCGCCACCGGACGCTCGGATTTCCCGAACCAGATCAACAACGTGCTCGCCTTCCCCGGGGTGTTCCGGGGTGCGCTCGATGCCGGTGCCCGCCGGATCACCGAAGGTATGAAGCTCGCCGCCGCCGAGGCAATCCTCTCGGTCGTCGGTGACGAGCTGGCTGTGGACAAGATCGTTCCCAGCCCGCTCGATCCTCGCGTCGCTCCCGCTGTCGCGGAGGCAGTCGCCGCCGCTGCTCGCGCAGAAGGCGTCACAGACCGTTAG
- a CDS encoding propionyl-CoA synthetase encodes MSSTEQASHTTYLDAYRESIVDPEKFWLDAARAVDWDSAPTKALDDSAAPIYRWFPDASLNTSFNALDRHVRDGRGDQIALIFDSAMVPTKTMYTYSELLEQVSLFAGVLKGQGVVAGDRVIIYMPMIPEAAIAMLACARIGAVHSVVFGGFAAKELATRIDDARPVVLVTASGGLEPARTIEYLPMVEKALQLSATPAHTVIVKNREQIPGTAADYKSSAAAWFDWDDLIADATPADPVSVAATDPLYILYTSGTTGKPKGVVRDNGGHAVALTWTMKNLYDISPGQVWWTASDVGWVVGHSYIVYGPLLAGATTVMYEGKPVGTPDAGAFWRIISDYKVSALFTAPTAIRAVRKADPNAEELSKYDISSLDTLFAAGERLDPDTYEWATRALDRPVIDHWWQTETGWAICANLRGLEPMEIKAGSPSVACPGYRVEIVDGEGKLVGPGTEGNIVIGLPLPPGTLAGLWRDEDRYIKSYLSTFEGYYLTGDSGFIDEDNYVFVLGRSDDVINVAGHRLSTGSMEAVVAGHPAVAECAVIGIHDELKGQRPSGYVVLKSGVSIDPETLREELVARVRDQIGAVATFRDVTIVSALPKTRSGKILRKTMRQIADNEKYTVPSTIEDATVLDDLSKLLRG; translated from the coding sequence ATGAGCTCCACAGAGCAGGCGTCCCACACGACGTACCTAGACGCCTATCGCGAAAGCATCGTCGACCCGGAGAAGTTCTGGCTCGATGCTGCGCGAGCCGTGGACTGGGATTCTGCGCCCACCAAAGCTCTCGACGATTCGGCCGCACCGATCTATCGCTGGTTTCCGGATGCTTCGCTGAACACCAGCTTTAATGCCCTCGATCGGCATGTGCGCGACGGCCGCGGCGATCAAATCGCCCTGATCTTCGACTCCGCGATGGTCCCCACCAAAACGATGTACACGTACTCGGAACTGCTCGAGCAGGTCTCGCTGTTCGCTGGCGTTTTGAAAGGTCAGGGTGTGGTGGCGGGTGATCGCGTCATCATCTATATGCCGATGATCCCCGAGGCCGCGATCGCGATGCTCGCGTGTGCGCGTATCGGCGCTGTGCATTCGGTAGTGTTCGGCGGCTTCGCCGCCAAGGAACTTGCCACGCGCATCGACGACGCCCGCCCGGTAGTGCTGGTGACGGCGTCCGGCGGCCTCGAGCCCGCACGAACCATCGAGTACCTGCCGATGGTCGAGAAGGCCCTGCAACTGTCCGCAACTCCCGCCCACACGGTAATCGTGAAGAACCGTGAGCAGATTCCCGGCACAGCCGCTGATTACAAGTCGAGTGCCGCAGCCTGGTTCGACTGGGACGACCTGATCGCAGACGCTACGCCCGCGGATCCCGTGTCGGTGGCAGCGACGGACCCGCTCTACATCCTCTACACCTCCGGCACGACCGGTAAGCCCAAGGGTGTCGTCCGGGACAACGGTGGCCATGCCGTCGCCCTGACGTGGACGATGAAGAACCTCTACGACATCAGCCCCGGCCAGGTGTGGTGGACTGCGTCCGACGTCGGTTGGGTAGTCGGCCATTCCTACATCGTCTACGGCCCCTTGCTCGCCGGAGCTACCACGGTCATGTACGAGGGCAAGCCTGTCGGTACTCCCGATGCCGGTGCATTCTGGCGGATCATTTCCGACTACAAGGTGTCGGCACTCTTTACCGCTCCTACCGCAATCCGTGCCGTCCGCAAGGCCGACCCGAATGCGGAAGAGCTTTCCAAGTACGATATTTCCTCGCTCGACACGCTCTTCGCCGCTGGCGAGCGCTTGGATCCGGACACGTACGAGTGGGCAACCCGGGCACTCGATCGCCCGGTGATCGATCACTGGTGGCAGACCGAAACCGGTTGGGCCATCTGCGCAAACCTGCGCGGTCTCGAACCCATGGAAATCAAGGCGGGTTCACCCTCGGTCGCATGTCCTGGATATCGCGTCGAAATCGTCGATGGCGAGGGCAAACTCGTCGGACCGGGCACCGAGGGCAACATCGTGATCGGCCTTCCGCTTCCTCCCGGCACACTCGCCGGACTGTGGCGCGACGAGGACAGGTACATTAAATCCTACCTATCGACATTCGAGGGTTACTACCTCACCGGCGACTCCGGATTCATCGACGAGGACAACTACGTCTTCGTTCTCGGGCGCAGCGACGACGTGATCAATGTGGCCGGACACCGTCTTTCGACGGGAAGCATGGAGGCGGTGGTCGCGGGGCACCCGGCCGTCGCCGAATGCGCCGTCATAGGCATTCACGACGAACTCAAAGGCCAACGGCCCAGCGGATACGTCGTGCTCAAATCCGGCGTGAGCATAGATCCGGAAACACTGCGAGAGGAACTAGTGGCCCGCGTTCGCGATCAGATCGGCGCAGTCGCAACCTTCCGTGACGTGACCATTGTGTCGGCACTTCCGAAGACTCGTTCAGGCAAAATCTTACGAAAAACCATGCGCCAGATCGCCGACAACGAAAAGTACACAGTGCCGTCAACCATCGAAGACGCCACCGTGCTGGACGACCTGTCAAAACTCCTCCGCGGATAA
- a CDS encoding transcriptional regulator — MALVRPVVHKRLVDDAADTGVLVAISDEKGQLQWVEGDPAAKARAFQMNFAEGTNWSEDNAGTNAPGTSLALDHYVQIFGAEHYSRAAHDWSCAAAPVHDPSTGMTIGSIDISGGPRVAEPEVLSLVRETVAAAESELRLRLRLRLTHPPPI, encoded by the coding sequence ATGGCTCTCGTGCGGCCGGTGGTCCACAAACGACTGGTCGACGATGCTGCCGACACTGGAGTTCTTGTCGCGATATCCGACGAAAAAGGCCAACTTCAATGGGTGGAAGGAGACCCTGCGGCGAAGGCCCGGGCTTTCCAGATGAACTTCGCGGAGGGCACGAACTGGAGTGAAGACAACGCGGGCACCAATGCGCCCGGAACGTCACTTGCGCTCGATCACTATGTGCAAATCTTCGGCGCCGAGCATTACAGCCGCGCCGCGCATGATTGGAGTTGCGCGGCCGCCCCTGTTCATGACCCTTCAACAGGGATGACCATCGGATCCATTGACATCTCGGGAGGACCACGAGTCGCCGAACCAGAGGTGCTGTCGCTTGTTCGCGAAACCGTCGCTGCCGCCGAATCCGAACTGCGACTGCGACTGCGACTGCGACTGACGCACCCTCCCCCGATTTGA
- a CDS encoding WhiB family transcriptional regulator: MPESDSKGSGACRDPQKSGGAHAAALSQQKEEPMTFQDGQGFELRPLTSVWDWQLQAQCRSMDARLFFPDDGVSRTTRKSLERLAKAVCRRCPVQRDCRNHALEANETYGVWGGTSESERRYFEPVPRRLQRSSPVARLRILPRHKPPGWRSASSTTTPHVDQIRTATTQGRSAPHLAPGTGGRAETDDVRIESAPA, encoded by the coding sequence ATGCCCGAGTCTGATTCCAAAGGGTCCGGCGCCTGCCGAGACCCGCAAAAATCCGGGGGCGCCCACGCCGCCGCACTCAGCCAACAGAAGGAGGAACCGATGACCTTTCAAGACGGACAAGGTTTCGAGTTGCGCCCGTTGACTTCGGTGTGGGACTGGCAGCTTCAGGCACAATGCCGCTCGATGGACGCTCGACTCTTCTTTCCTGACGACGGAGTGAGCCGAACTACTCGCAAATCGCTCGAACGACTGGCGAAGGCGGTATGCCGACGCTGCCCCGTTCAGCGCGACTGCAGAAATCACGCTTTAGAAGCAAATGAGACCTACGGAGTTTGGGGTGGTACGTCTGAGTCGGAACGCCGCTACTTCGAGCCTGTGCCAAGGCGGTTACAGCGAAGTAGCCCAGTAGCGCGACTACGAATCTTGCCTCGGCATAAACCGCCAGGGTGGCGTAGCGCCAGTTCCACGACGACCCCGCACGTCGATCAAATTCGGACTGCCACCACGCAAGGACGCTCGGCACCACATCTCGCCCCTGGAACGGGCGGACGGGCCGAAACCGACGATGTTCGAATCGAGTCGGCACCAGCATAG
- a CDS encoding acetyl/propionyl/methylcrotonyl-CoA carboxylase subunit alpha, whose product MSSARISKVLVANRGEIAVRVIRAAADAGLASVAVYAEPDADAPFVRLADEAFALGGQTSAESYLVFDKILDAATKSGADAIHPGYGFLSENADFAQAVLDAGLIWIGPSPQSIRDLGDKVTARHIAEKAKAPMAAGTKDPVRNADEVIAFAQEYGVPVAIKAAFGGGGRGMKVAHTIEEIPELFDSATREAVAAFGRGECFVEQYLDKARHVEAQVIADQHGNVIVAGTRDCSLQRRFQKLVEEAPAPFLTDDQRHRIHTSAKAICKEAGYYGAGTVEYLVQGDTVSFLEVNTRLQVEHPVTEETAGIDLVLQQFKIANGEHLDLTEDPTPRGHAFEFRINGEDAGRGFLPAPGPVTKFVPPTGPGVRMDSGVETGSVIGGQFDSMLAKLIVTGATRDEALARARRALAEFQVEGLATVIPFHRAIVSDPAFIGDGTSFDVYTKWIETDWNNQIEPFTGTQPIDEDESLPRQNVVVEVGGRRVEVSLPGQFTLGTGGGAAPGAVRKKPKARTRGGAHGGAASGDAVTAPMQGTVVKVAVEEGQQVAEGDLIAVLEAMKMENPVNAHKAGVVTGLAVEPGAAITQGTVLAELK is encoded by the coding sequence ATGAGTAGTGCACGTATTTCCAAGGTGCTCGTCGCGAACCGCGGTGAGATTGCAGTGCGGGTGATCCGGGCCGCCGCCGATGCCGGCCTGGCCAGCGTCGCCGTCTACGCCGAACCCGACGCCGACGCCCCGTTCGTGCGCCTGGCCGACGAAGCATTCGCCCTCGGCGGGCAGACCTCCGCCGAGTCCTACCTGGTGTTCGACAAAATCTTGGACGCCGCCACCAAGTCCGGCGCCGACGCCATCCACCCCGGCTACGGCTTCCTCTCCGAGAACGCCGACTTCGCCCAGGCCGTGCTCGACGCCGGCCTGATCTGGATCGGCCCCTCCCCGCAATCGATCCGCGACCTCGGCGACAAGGTCACCGCCCGGCACATCGCCGAAAAAGCCAAGGCCCCGATGGCCGCCGGCACCAAGGACCCCGTCCGCAACGCCGACGAGGTCATCGCCTTCGCCCAGGAATACGGGGTCCCCGTCGCCATCAAGGCCGCGTTCGGCGGCGGCGGCCGCGGCATGAAGGTCGCCCACACCATCGAGGAAATCCCCGAACTGTTCGACTCCGCCACCCGCGAGGCCGTCGCCGCGTTCGGCCGCGGCGAATGCTTCGTCGAACAGTATCTGGACAAGGCCCGCCACGTCGAAGCCCAGGTCATCGCCGACCAGCACGGCAACGTCATCGTCGCCGGCACCCGCGACTGCTCCCTGCAACGCCGCTTCCAGAAACTCGTCGAGGAGGCCCCCGCCCCGTTCCTCACCGACGACCAACGCCACCGCATCCACACCTCCGCCAAGGCCATCTGCAAAGAGGCCGGCTACTACGGCGCCGGCACCGTCGAATACCTCGTCCAGGGCGACACCGTCTCCTTCCTCGAGGTCAACACCCGCCTGCAGGTCGAACACCCCGTCACCGAGGAAACCGCCGGCATCGACCTGGTCCTGCAACAGTTCAAGATCGCCAACGGCGAACACCTCGACCTCACCGAGGACCCCACCCCCCGCGGCCACGCCTTCGAATTCCGCATCAACGGCGAGGACGCCGGCCGCGGCTTCCTGCCCGCCCCCGGCCCGGTCACCAAGTTCGTGCCCCCCACCGGCCCCGGCGTCCGGATGGACTCCGGCGTCGAAACCGGCTCGGTGATCGGCGGCCAGTTCGACTCCATGCTCGCCAAACTCATCGTCACCGGCGCCACCCGCGACGAGGCCCTGGCCCGCGCCCGCCGCGCCCTCGCCGAATTCCAGGTCGAAGGACTCGCCACGGTCATCCCGTTCCACCGGGCCATCGTCTCCGACCCCGCCTTCATCGGCGACGGCACCTCATTCGACGTCTACACCAAGTGGATCGAAACCGACTGGAACAACCAGATCGAACCGTTCACCGGCACCCAGCCGATCGACGAGGACGAGTCCCTGCCCCGGCAGAACGTCGTCGTCGAGGTCGGCGGCCGCCGCGTCGAGGTGTCCCTGCCCGGCCAGTTCACCCTCGGCACCGGCGGCGGTGCCGCACCCGGGGCGGTCCGCAAGAAGCCCAAGGCCCGCACCCGCGGCGGCGCCCACGGCGGCGCCGCCTCCGGTGACGCCGTCACCGCCCCCATGCAGGGCACCGTCGTCAAGGTCGCCGTCGAAGAAGGCCAACAAGTCGCCGAGGGCGACCTCATCGCCGTCCTCGAGGCCATGAAAATGGAAAACCCCGTCAACGCCCACAAGGCCGGCGTCGTCACCGGCCTCGCCGTCGAACCCGGCGCCGCCATCACCCAGGGCACCGTCCTCGCCGAACTGAAATAG